The genomic stretch GAGAACCAGTCCGTCGAGACCACCCACGTCGTCGGCCTGAAGGAAAAGCCCACCCCCGAGACGGTGCGCGAGGGGACGTTCTAGCCGGAACCGCCGGAAGACGAATCGCCCCGGAGCGCAGCGCGTTCCGGGGCGATTTGCTGGATCGTACGCGGCATCGTTTCAAGGCGGGGACGTTTGCTCCCAAGGCGGGAACACTATAGATTCATCATCCATGCGGATCATCTCGAAGCGCACGCTGCGCGAGTTCTGGGCGACGCATCCGAGGGGAGCTGAGGCCATGACCCCGCTTCAGGTCTGGCACAGCACGTCAGAAGGCAAAGACTGGGCAACTCCCGCCGACGTAAAGGCCACTTACGGCGATGCCAGCATCCTGAGGAACAATCGAGTGGTGTTCAACATCGGGGGAAACAAGTTCAGGCTGGTCGTACAGATCAACTATCGCTTTAGAGTCGTGTATATTCGGTTTGTTGGCACCCACGACGAGTACGACGCGATTGACGCGGAGACGATCTAATGGACGTGAAGGTACGACCGATCCGTACGGAGGCCGACTACGATGCGGCGCTGGCTGAGGTCAGTGTCCTGATGGACGCCGTTCCCGGTACACCGGATGGCGACCGATTCGACGTACTTGTAACGCTTGTCGAGGCCTATGAGGCGCGACATTGGGCGATCGCTGCTCCAGATCCGATCGAAGCCATTCGGATACGGATGGAGCAGAAACACCTCCGGCCTCGCGACCTCGAGCCTATGATCGGTTCGCGTGGCAGGGTATCGGAAGTGCTTTCCCGGAAACGAGCTCTGACCTTGCCAATGATCCGGCGGCTGTCCAGGGAGCTCGATCTCCGCGCTGACGTTCTGATTCAAGAGATCCTCCCTCCTGCTCGCGAAAGCACTGCATCCGACCGCTAGGAACAGAATCCCGTAGCTTCTAAAAGGCCCACACCGAATGCCGGTGTGGGCCTTTGTACTCGCGAACGCTCAAGGAACCGGGACAGATCAGTTCTAGCCGTGAGCCTCAACTGCCGGCCCGCCCAGCTTCTCCACCACCTCGCCGATCTCCGCGTTGCCCTCCAGCACGAACACCACGCCGGGGGTGGGGATGACGTCGACCAGCGGGGTGCCGGGGGCGAAGCCGTGCGGGAGGGTGAGGAGGCCGGCGTGGTCGGTGCCCAGCTCCAGCTCGTCCGCCGACCCCAGCATCCCCTCCGAGACCTCGCCGCGGAGCTTGCCGCGCTTGATCTTGCGCCCGTCCGGCAGGGTCACGCCGCTGCGGATCAGCGGGTAGAACGCCTCCGCCTGCACGTTGTCCGCGCCGGTGACGATCTGCAGGCGCTGCCCGGTGCCGTCGTCCACCACGCACACCTTCAGCCGGTCGGCGTTGGGGTGCTGCGCCACGCTCTCCACGCGGCCCACCACGATGGGGCGCAGCAGCTCGGCCAGCGGGACGACGCGGGAAACGCGGAAGCCGCGCTCCTCCAGCAGCCGCGCGACCTCGTCCGGGCTTTCGGGAAGGGTGGGAATGCGCGAGCGAAGCAGGTTCAGGCCTACGTTCACGGCAGCACGACTCCGTCAGGAAGATGGGGATGAAGCGAGGAGCGCCGGGCACGTGCGCCGGCGCTCCTCGCGAGAGCGATCGAGCGGAGGGAGTGGGATTCGAACCCACGAGCCTTGCGGCCGCCGGTTTTCAAGACCGGTGCATTCAACCACTCTGCCATCCCTCCAGGCGCGCCAAAGATAATGTCTCCCCCGCGCTTCTCAAACCCGCCGCGGCGCGGATCGCGAGCACCCGGGCGGCATCCCTCCCGCCGCGGCGGGCCGAAACGTATCTCCCTGTCGCGCAGATCTCTTACGCCACCATTGCTCCCGCGCGCGCGGACGCTATCTTTCGCTGCGCCGGACCACCCTGCAGCACCCGCATCGGCAGTCCACGAAACGCATTCTCGCGAAACATCAGATGATCGACCGACCACGTGCCGCACTCGCGGCGCCGGCGCTGGCGTGCATCCTGGCCCTCGCGGGCCTGTCCACGCACGCGCAGGCGCAGGCCCCCGGACCCGCCCGGCAGGCGGGCACGCCCGGGATCCTGCAGCTTCCCGCGGTGCGGGCGCGCCCGCCCGCGTCGCGGGTGAACGCCGCCGGGCAACCCGTGGCCCGGCCGGCGGCGCTGGTGCGCCGCCCGGCGGTGCGGCCTGCGCTGGCCCCGGCCACCGCGCTGGACGAGTCGCCGCAGAAGCCGAACGGCGAGACGCTGGCGCAGATGACCCCCGAAGCGGTGAACGGCGGGCGCCAGCTCTTTCCCGTGGGCGCGCGGCTGCGCGGGCCGTCGGTGCTGCGCGTGCAGGTGCTGCTGGACCGCGCGCTCTTCTCGCCGGGGATGATGGACGGGAGCTGGGGGAAGAACACCTCGGTCTCCGTCTACTGGTTCCAGGCGCGCGAGGGGCTGACGCCCACCGGCGTGGTGGACAGCGCCACCTTCGCGCGGCTGGAGCAGGTGGCCGGCCGCCCGCGCGAGATCGTCGTCCGCCATGTGCTGACGGCCGACGAGGTGCGCGGGCCCTTCCGCGAGCTACCGGGAAACATCTACGAGCAGGCGCGGCTGGACTGCCTGTGCTACGAGTCGCTGACCGAGAAGCTGACCGAGCTCTACCACTCGCGCGCCGAGCTGCTCCAGCAGCTGAACCGCGGCGTGGCGCTCAACCGGCTGAAGGCGGGCGACGCCATCTGGGTGCCCAACGTCCGCGACGCGGCCGCCGCGCCGGCGGGGCTCATCTCCACCCTGGTCATCTCCGGCTCCGACCACTACCTGCAGGCGCTGGACGCCGGCGGGCGCATCCTCTACCACTTCCCCACCACGCTGGGCTCGTCGTACGACCCGTCGCCCGAGGGAAGCTTCCACGTGCTGCAGGTGACGGAGAACCCCTGGTGGCACTACCAGCCCGCCATCCTGCACCACGGCCACGAGGACGCGCCCGACGCCCAGATCCCGCCGGGGCCGAACAGCGCCGTGGGGAAGGTGTGGATGACGCTCTCGGCCGGGCACTACGGGATCCACGGCACCAAGAGCCCGGAGACGATCGGGTACGCGGTGTCGGCCGGGTGCGTGCGGCTGACCAACTGGGACGCGCTGTACCTGGCCCGCCGCATCACCGCGGGAACGCCGGTGGTGTTCCGCGGCACCCGCACGCGCGCGCAGCAGCCGGCGCAGGCGAGTGCGGCCGCGCGCCAGCCCTCCGCGCCCGCGCAGGCTCGCCCGCCGCTGGCCGGCGTGCGCGCGGACAGCGCCCGTGCGGCGGCCGCGAAGCCCGCGGCCGGCGACAGCACGCGCCGCGACTCGTCGCGCACCGCCCCCGCGAGGCCGGACAGCGCGCCGTCGCAGCCCGCCACCCCGCCGGCCGCGCCGCAGACGCAGGCGCCCGCACCGGCTCCGGCAACGACGCAACCTGCAGCGGCAGCGCCCACGTCGACGCCGGCTCCGGCGCCGACGTCTCCCGCGCCCGTGCGCGCCGACAGCGCGGCAAAGCCGTAAGCGCCATCCGCGGCACCGAGGAAAGAAGCGGCTCCCGAGTGATCGGGGGCCGCTTCTTCATTGACCCGGGAATCTGGGGACGAGGATACCGAAAATGCGACTGAAGTCGCGGCTACAACGGCACACACTCCGCCTGCGCGGAGTTCGAGCACTCCCCCACCTCCGGCTCGGGAATCGGGCTCCGAGCCGGTACGGACGGACGTAACTTCATCCCGCTTCCATACTTCGTACTCCCGTACTCTCGTACTTTCCACCCCTCCGGCCCGAAACCTGCCTTCGTGGCCGCCGCACGTACACGGTTGGTCCAACGAAACGAAGGCGAATCTCATGAAGAAGATCCTGGTCGCGGCGCTGGCGGGGCTGGCCCTGGCCGCGGGGTGCACGGTGGAGGACAAGACCGGCGAGAAGCAGGCGCCGCCCGCCGAGCGCGGCACCGCGCAGGCCGCCCAGCCGAGTGCCGCGGACCTGCAGCCGGCCGACGAGCCCGACCTTACGCCGCAGCAGATCGAGCAGGGGCGCTACGCCACCGACTGGACGCAGGTGGTGCAGCTCGACACCACCGGCGCGGGAAGGCCCATCCGCAACCCCGAGAAAGTGGAGCAGATCACCGCCGACCGGGTGAACAACGGGCCGATGTTCCTCCCGCTCTTCGGAGAGGTGGCCGGGCCGTCGGTGCTGCGGGTGCAGGTGCTGCTGGACCGCGCGCTCTTCTCTCCCGGCGAGATGGACGGGCACTACGGGAAGAACACCGCCAAGGCCGTGTACTTCTTCCAGCAGTCGCACGGCCTTCCCCCCACGGCGCGGGTGGACAGCGCCACCTTCCAGGCGCTCGCCCGCGCGGCCGGCTCGCCGAAGGACCTCGTGGTCCAGCACCGGCTGACCGCGGACGACGTGAAGGGGCCGTTCATCACCATCCCCGAGAACGTGCAGGCGCAAGCCAAGCTCGAGTGCTCGTGCTACAACAACCTCACCGAGAAGCTGGGGGAGATGTTCCACGCCGCGCCCGACCTGCTGAAGCGGCTGAACCCGGGTGTGGACCTGGACCACCTGCAGGCGGGGCAGGCGGTGAACGCGCCGCTGGTGCGCGACGCGGGCGCGGGCGGCGGCGGGCAGGTGGCGCAGATCATCGTGTCGGGCCGCGGCAGCTACGTGCAGGCGCAGGACGCGAGCGGGAAGATCCTCTACCACTTCCCCAGCACGCTGGGGGCAACGTACGACCCGTCGCCCAGCGGCAGCTTCCGCGTGACCAGCGTGACCCAGAACCCGGCATGGCACTACCAGCCGGAGCTGATCGCCACGGCCTCCGACACGGCGCACGAGGCGATGGTTCCCGGCGGGCCCAACAACCGCGTGGGCGCGGTGTGGATGGCCCTGTCGGCGCCGCATTACGGCATCCACGGCACCAACAAGCCGGAGACGATCGGCTACGCGACCTCGTCCGGCTGCGTGCGGCTGACCAACTGGGACGCGCAGTTCCTGTCGCACCACGTGCGCGAGGGAACGCCGGTGCACTTCCGCGACATCCAGGGCCGCTCGTCGGGCCAGGCGTACGGCGACGCGGGAATGACGAACGGCGGCGGAGCGCGCGGCGCCGCGGCTCAGGGGCAGGGGACGAAGGCGGACAGCGCCGCGTCCGCCGCCTCGGGCGAGCCGAAGGCCGGCGCCCACGGCACGCCGTCCGGCTCGCGCTCCGGCAGCGGTGCCCGCGGCGGCCGCTCCGGCGGAAGCGACAGCTCGAAGAGCGGGAGCGGCACCGCGCGGCCGTGACCGGGTGAGAGACCCGGCGCTTCACGAAAACGGCGCGGGGGGGACACGGAGATTTGGATCTCCGTGTCCCCCTGTCGTTTGCTGGCGGCCGATGCCCCGCCGCGCGGGGACGATCAGCCGAACTTCTCGTCGGCCGAGGGGCCGTAGAGGCCGGGGACGGGGACGTCGAGGAGGCGCAGGTAGACGGTGAGCTGGCCGCGGTGGTGGATCGAGTGGCTGATCCCCATGGCGCGGAGCGCCGCGGCGCGCGTCATGGTCAGGAAGGTGCGGCCCTGCGCCTTCAGCGACCAGGTCTGCTTCCACCCCTCGGCGGGCACGGCGTTCACCGTGGCCA from Longimicrobium sp. encodes the following:
- a CDS encoding type II toxin-antitoxin system HigB family toxin, with the protein product MRIISKRTLREFWATHPRGAEAMTPLQVWHSTSEGKDWATPADVKATYGDASILRNNRVVFNIGGNKFRLVVQINYRFRVVYIRFVGTHDEYDAIDAETI
- a CDS encoding transcriptional regulator, which codes for MDVKVRPIRTEADYDAALAEVSVLMDAVPGTPDGDRFDVLVTLVEAYEARHWAIAAPDPIEAIRIRMEQKHLRPRDLEPMIGSRGRVSEVLSRKRALTLPMIRRLSRELDLRADVLIQEILPPARESTASDR
- a CDS encoding L,D-transpeptidase family protein: MIDRPRAALAAPALACILALAGLSTHAQAQAPGPARQAGTPGILQLPAVRARPPASRVNAAGQPVARPAALVRRPAVRPALAPATALDESPQKPNGETLAQMTPEAVNGGRQLFPVGARLRGPSVLRVQVLLDRALFSPGMMDGSWGKNTSVSVYWFQAREGLTPTGVVDSATFARLEQVAGRPREIVVRHVLTADEVRGPFRELPGNIYEQARLDCLCYESLTEKLTELYHSRAELLQQLNRGVALNRLKAGDAIWVPNVRDAAAAPAGLISTLVISGSDHYLQALDAGGRILYHFPTTLGSSYDPSPEGSFHVLQVTENPWWHYQPAILHHGHEDAPDAQIPPGPNSAVGKVWMTLSAGHYGIHGTKSPETIGYAVSAGCVRLTNWDALYLARRITAGTPVVFRGTRTRAQQPAQASAAARQPSAPAQARPPLAGVRADSARAAAAKPAAGDSTRRDSSRTAPARPDSAPSQPATPPAAPQTQAPAPAPATTQPAAAAPTSTPAPAPTSPAPVRADSAAKP
- a CDS encoding L,D-transpeptidase family protein, translated to MKKILVAALAGLALAAGCTVEDKTGEKQAPPAERGTAQAAQPSAADLQPADEPDLTPQQIEQGRYATDWTQVVQLDTTGAGRPIRNPEKVEQITADRVNNGPMFLPLFGEVAGPSVLRVQVLLDRALFSPGEMDGHYGKNTAKAVYFFQQSHGLPPTARVDSATFQALARAAGSPKDLVVQHRLTADDVKGPFITIPENVQAQAKLECSCYNNLTEKLGEMFHAAPDLLKRLNPGVDLDHLQAGQAVNAPLVRDAGAGGGGQVAQIIVSGRGSYVQAQDASGKILYHFPSTLGATYDPSPSGSFRVTSVTQNPAWHYQPELIATASDTAHEAMVPGGPNNRVGAVWMALSAPHYGIHGTNKPETIGYATSSGCVRLTNWDAQFLSHHVREGTPVHFRDIQGRSSGQAYGDAGMTNGGGARGAAAQGQGTKADSAASAASGEPKAGAHGTPSGSRSGSGARGGRSGGSDSSKSGSGTARP